A stretch of the Papaver somniferum cultivar HN1 chromosome 6, ASM357369v1, whole genome shotgun sequence genome encodes the following:
- the LOC113288896 gene encoding uncharacterized protein LOC113288896 isoform X2, with translation MANQISGCARFEIAQQQAEMQQAELQQAEMNAYLATLQQQHEAELQRQEDQDQNNLELQPAMVQEGMEWSEDTLSSDSTSSLASEVTFTDLQKELEDELASQEDRSYPRVSSPAPHMMGYLTHPFLPGYVRTTTKNEASSSQQLMSSSEQDYWNNWNTMEKYFQEDNLPVPKRLRLNEVEMNPVSAEARDVIVIEPTVTIMEHPHQWFNEHSNSAAVQGDDNAANFNN, from the exons ATGGCTAATCAG ATAAGTGGTTGCGCTAGATTTGAGATAGCACAGCAACAGGCTGAAATGCAACAAGCAGAACTTCAACAGGCTGAGATGAATGCATACCTTGCAacactacaacaacaacatgaagCAGAACTTCAACGTCAGGAAGACCAGGATCAGAACAACTTGGAGCTCCAGCCTGCTATGGTGCAAGAAGGTATGGAATGGTCAGAAGATACTCTCTCCTCTGACTCAACAAGTTCTTTGGCTTCAGAGGTAACTTTCACTGACCTTCaaaaagaattagaagatgagCTAGCAAGTCAAGAAGATAGAAGTTATCCAAGGGTATCTTCTCCAGCACCTCATATGATGGGTTACCTAACTCATCCCTTCTTGCCAGGCTATGTTAGGACAACAACAAAGAATGAAGCATCATCTTCCCAGCAGCTAATGTCTTCATCTGAGCAAGATTATTGGAATAACTGGAACACAATGGAGAAGTATTTTCAGGAAGATAACTTGCCAGTCCCTAAAAGATTGAGACTAAATGAAGTTGAAATGAACCCAGTGTCAGCTGAAGCCAGAGATGTTATTGTTATTGAACCTACAGTCACTATTATGGAACATCCTCACCAGTGGTTTAATGAACATTCCAATTCAGCTGCAGTGCAAGGGGATGATAATGCTGCAAACTTCAACAACTGA
- the LOC113288896 gene encoding uncharacterized protein LOC113288896 isoform X1 translates to MNRVLSLDTRRVLGDLLCIKKLEITDDIRHWFPTMEMFFVTIHNLFPEQVTSDNLRRYFSVNGHITSFGFPLRHPDGKFPINVKALVNIRQPIRFSINAENALGFFNRVNFEFHKFPTLFCGFRDLIGHKISGCARFEIAQQQAEMQQAELQQAEMNAYLATLQQQHEAELQRQEDQDQNNLELQPAMVQEGMEWSEDTLSSDSTSSLASEVTFTDLQKELEDELASQEDRSYPRVSSPAPHMMGYLTHPFLPGYVRTTTKNEASSSQQLMSSSEQDYWNNWNTMEKYFQEDNLPVPKRLRLNEVEMNPVSAEARDVIVIEPTVTIMEHPHQWFNEHSNSAAVQGDDNAANFNN, encoded by the coding sequence ATGAATCGTGTTTTATCTTTAGACACTAGGAGAGTTTTGGGGGATCTTTTGTGTATCAAAAAACTTGAAATCACTGATGATATTCGTCACTGGTTCCCAACTATGGAAATGTTCTTTGTAACCATACACAACCTTTTCCCTGAGCAAGTAACTAGTGATAACCTTAGAAGGTATTTCTCTGTTAATGGTCATATTACTTCCTTTGGGTTTCCTCTCCGCCATCCCGATGGAAAGTTTCCTATAAATGTAAAAGCTTTGGTAAACATCAGACAACCTATCAGATTTTCAATCAATGCTGAAAATGCTCTAGGCTTTTTCAATAGGGTAAACTTTGAGTTTCATAAATTTCCAACTCTCTTTTGTGGTTTCCGTGACTTGATTGGCCATAAGATAAGTGGTTGCGCTAGATTTGAGATAGCACAGCAACAGGCTGAAATGCAACAAGCAGAACTTCAACAGGCTGAGATGAATGCATACCTTGCAacactacaacaacaacatgaagCAGAACTTCAACGTCAGGAAGACCAGGATCAGAACAACTTGGAGCTCCAGCCTGCTATGGTGCAAGAAGGTATGGAATGGTCAGAAGATACTCTCTCCTCTGACTCAACAAGTTCTTTGGCTTCAGAGGTAACTTTCACTGACCTTCaaaaagaattagaagatgagCTAGCAAGTCAAGAAGATAGAAGTTATCCAAGGGTATCTTCTCCAGCACCTCATATGATGGGTTACCTAACTCATCCCTTCTTGCCAGGCTATGTTAGGACAACAACAAAGAATGAAGCATCATCTTCCCAGCAGCTAATGTCTTCATCTGAGCAAGATTATTGGAATAACTGGAACACAATGGAGAAGTATTTTCAGGAAGATAACTTGCCAGTCCCTAAAAGATTGAGACTAAATGAAGTTGAAATGAACCCAGTGTCAGCTGAAGCCAGAGATGTTATTGTTATTGAACCTACAGTCACTATTATGGAACATCCTCACCAGTGGTTTAATGAACATTCCAATTCAGCTGCAGTGCAAGGGGATGATAATGCTGCAAACTTCAACAACTGA
- the LOC113288896 gene encoding uncharacterized protein LOC113288896 isoform X3 — protein sequence MNRVLSLDTRRVLGDLLCIKKLEITDDIRHWFPTMEMFFVTIHNLFPEQVTSDNLRRYFSVNGHITSFGFPLRHPDGKFPINVKALVNIRQPIRFSINAENALGFFNRVNFEFHKFPTLFCGFRDLIGHKISGCARFEIAQQQAEMQQAELQQAEMNAYLATLQQQHEAELQRQEDQDQNNLELQPAMVQEGMEWSEDTLSSDSTSSLASEAMLGQQQRMKHHLPSS from the exons ATGAATCGTGTTTTATCTTTAGACACTAGGAGAGTTTTGGGGGATCTTTTGTGTATCAAAAAACTTGAAATCACTGATGATATTCGTCACTGGTTCCCAACTATGGAAATGTTCTTTGTAACCATACACAACCTTTTCCCTGAGCAAGTAACTAGTGATAACCTTAGAAGGTATTTCTCTGTTAATGGTCATATTACTTCCTTTGGGTTTCCTCTCCGCCATCCCGATGGAAAGTTTCCTATAAATGTAAAAGCTTTGGTAAACATCAGACAACCTATCAGATTTTCAATCAATGCTGAAAATGCTCTAGGCTTTTTCAATAGGGTAAACTTTGAGTTTCATAAATTTCCAACTCTCTTTTGTGGTTTCCGTGACTTGATTGGCCATAAGATAAGTGGTTGCGCTAGATTTGAGATAGCACAGCAACAGGCTGAAATGCAACAAGCAGAACTTCAACAGGCTGAGATGAATGCATACCTTGCAacactacaacaacaacatgaagCAGAACTTCAACGTCAGGAAGACCAGGATCAGAACAACTTGGAGCTCCAGCCTGCTATGGTGCAAGAAGGTATGGAATGGTCAGAAGATACTCTCTCCTCTGACTCAACAAGTTCTTTGGCTTCAGAG GCTATGTTAGGACAACAACAAAGAATGAAGCATCATCTTCCCAGCAGCTAA